CCGCTCCCGGTCGGTGGTTCCGGGTACGTCGTTGGCGTCGAAGTCGTACACGGCCGCAACCCCGTCGTTGGCCAGCATCGGGATGATGTCCCCGCCGACGTCGTGCTTGCTGCGGGGGTCCTCGGCGTCTCGCACGAGGGCGTCGACCAGCGCCTCGGTCGAAAAGATGTAGTTGCCCATGGAGGCCAGAACCTTGCCCGGTGAGTACTCGAGACCGGTCGTGTCACTCGGCTTTTCGACAAACCGGCGAATGCGGTGGTCGGGCCCGGCGTCGATGATGCCGAGGGCGTGGGCTTCGGAGGAAGGGACCGGTATGCCGGCCACCGTGACGTCGGCGCCGGAGGAGATGTGCTCCGCCAGCATCTGGCTCGGGTCCATCCGGTAGATGTGGTCGGCGCCGAAGACGTAGATGTAATCGGGGTTCTCGTCGCGGATCAGGTTGAAGTTCTGGAAGATGGCGTCGGCGGATCCGGAGAACCAGTGGGGGCCCCGCCGCATCTGAGCTGGCACGCAGGTGACGTAGCCGCCCAGCAGGGACGACATGCGCCAGGTCTGGGCGATGTGCCGGTCCAGGCTGTGGCTCTTGTACTGGGTCAGCACTGCGATCCGACGGTTGCCGCCGTTGACCAGGTTGGACAGCGCGAAGTCGATCAGCCGGTAGTTGCCGGCAAACGGGACCGCCGGCTTGGCGCGGTCGGCGGTAAGGGGAGCGAGCCGCTTCCCCTCACCCCCGGCCAGGACGATGGCGAAGACGCGCTCGCGCGCCTGCGCCTCTCTAATTGCCAGGGGAGTCCTCGACCATTCTCATATCGTACGATCCGCCTTGTTTTCTGGGGATGAACATGAGGTGAACTCTAAGCCCTCGGACCGCGGGTGCGGGGTAACGGGTGCGCGAGGGCCTGCGTCACAGCGCCACGTCTCGCCCCGGCCTTGGCATTGAGCAGCCGGGCGCGATAATCAGCAGGGCGGCCGCGCACCGTAGCGCCGGTCGCCGAGTCTTCGACTCAGAAGGGAGATCCATGGCTGTTTCAGGCCGAACACTCACCGAGGTCTTTGAGAACCGCGTTGCTCGCAGCGCCGATCGGGTCGCTATGAGGGCCAAAGAGGCCGATGGTTGGAAGAAGATCACCTTCCGGGAGTACGACCTGCAGGCTCGAGAGATCGCCAGTGGTTTGATCAGCCTGGGGGTCGACAAAGGCGACGCGGTCGCGCTGCTTTCGACCAACCGCCCCGAGTGGCACATCGCCGACATCGGCATCCTTCTCACCGGGGCGGTCACGGTACCGGTCTACGTCACGAACTCCCCCAGCCAGGTCGCCCATGTCGTCGGCCACTCCGGCGCCCAGGTCATCTTCGTCGAGAACCAGCTGCAGCTGGACAAGGTCCAGGAAGCGGTCAAAGAGCTGCCGAACCTGCGCAAGGTGATCGTCATGGACGAAGGCTCCGGCTCCTCCGACCTGCTGATGAGCTTCAGCCAGCTGCGCCAGCGCGGGCGGGACTACGCCAAGACCGAGCCGGCCGCCGTCAAGGAGCGCACCGCCGCCATCAGCCCGGAGGACACCGCAACGATCATCTACACCTCCGGCACCACCGGACTGCCCAAGGGGTCGATCCTCTCGCACGGCGGTTTTGCCTGGACCTTGATGACGCTGGGGGACGTACTGCCGTTCACCGACATGGAGGAGCGGGTTATCTCCTACCTCCCCCTGTCGCACGTATTCGAGCGGCTGGCCTCCGAGTGGGGCGGCATCTACTACGGGTTCGAGGTGTGGTTCGCCGAGTCCACCGACAAGCTGAGGGAGAACCTCAAGGAGTGCAAGCCGACCTTCTTCATCGGCGTGCCCCGGGTCTACGAGAAGTTCGCATCCGCAATCCAGGCCCGGTACTCCGAGCACGAGAAGGCGGAAACCATTGCCAAGGCTCTGGCCGCTGCGATGGAGCGGGTGGAGCTGGAGCAGGCGGGCAAGTCCATCCCTCTGCCGCTCAAGGTCAAGGGGGCCCTGTTCGACAAGCTGATCTTCTCCAAGACCCGCGAGGAGCTGGGCATGGAGCACTGCCGGTTTGCCATCACCGGCTCGGCGCCGGTGGCGCCGGAGGTCATCAAGTTCATCCACGCCATCGGCATCGACCTGATCGAGGCTTATGGGCAGACCGAAACCAACGCTCCCACCACCGTGACCCCGCCCAAAAAGGCCCGGATCGGCACCGTCGGCCCTCCGATTCCAGGCATGGAGCTGAAGTTCGACGAGGACGGCGAGATCCTGGTCAAAGGCCCGAACGTCTTCAAGGGCTACCTCAACGACCCGGCTGCCACCGCCGAGGCGATGACCGAGGACGGGTGGCTGAGGACCGGGGACGTCGGCGTGCTGGACGCCGCGGGCTACCTGAACATCACCGACCGCAAGAAGGACATCATCATCACCGCCGGCGGCAAGAACATCTCCCCGCAGGAGATCGAGGGAAAGCTCACCCTCTCGCCGCTCATCTCGCAGGCGGTGGTCATCGGTGACCGCCGGCCTTTCCTCACAGCGCTGATCACACTCGACGCCGACGCCGCCGTGAGGTGGGGCAAGGCCCTGGGCGTCACGGTCGACCACCCGGCTGCCCTGGCCCGGGATCCCAAGGTCCTGGACGAGATCGGGGCGCTGGTCGACAAGGTGAACGAGGGCCTTTCGCAGGTGGAGAAGATCAAGAAGTGGACGCTCCTGGAGAACGACTTCACCCAGGAGGCCGAGGAGATCACTCCGACCTTCAAGGTCAAGCGCAAGACGATCAACAACAAGTACGCGCCCCAGATCGAGGCGATGTACGAAAAAAAGGCTAGCTGACCAGAGTCGCCACCCCGAAACCAACGCTGAATCGGGCGCACCAGACGACTGCGTTGCGGTACTTCGCCAGGTCGGTTCCGGCCGGGATCTCGTAGTTCTGGTTGCCCAGGTTCCCTTTGAGCCTGCCCAGCTCCACGAAGTCCTCGCCGTACTCCTTGCCGAAGCCGGCGTCGCTGCTGCCCGCCGACAGGTAGACCCGCAGGTCGGGCCCGTTGCTGGTCTCGAAGTCTTCGAACCTCAGGAATCGCCGGCCGTCGGGGAACTCGGTGACTATGGCCTGGCCGGTGGTGGTGTGCTCCAGCGACCGGAACGCCGCCCGGGCGGACTCCTTCGGAGGCTCCGGCGCTGCCGGGATGGCGCTCCCCGGGTCGACGAGACCGGCGCCGGCTCCACGGCTCGACTGGCCGGGCACAACAGGGTCGGTGGTGACGCCTTCACCGGATCCGGGCGCCGAGTCCGAAGGAGTGATGGTGGAGGCCGGCTTGTCGGCGGCCGGAGCGGGTTCGTCTACCCGGTCGTCCAGGAACAGCTTCTGCGGCTGGAAGAACAACAGCACGAAGATCGTCAGTGCCACCGCTATCGGGATGCCGGCCCAGAGGAGGCGCTTCTTGGTGATCATCCCGCGTGGAGGGGGTGTTCGGTCTCCGGGTCGAAGGTGTTGCCCTCGGCCGGGATGGGGTTGGCCTTCAGGATTCGGGCCATATGCACCACGTTGTGGGCCATCCACCGGGTGGTGCGCTGGGTGTAGGCGTGGTTCTCGCCGCCGGCCTCGATGTAGGAGGGGCCGGGACCGGCGTCGCCCACCCAGTAGGTGTCGGCGTTGGGGGGCACGGTGCATCCCAGGTGGGTCAAGTTGAACAGGGTGGTTTCGGCGGCGGAGTGGGCGCCGTCCTCGTTTCCGGTCACGACCACGCCGGCGACCTTGTTGTAGAGCGGGTACTGGCCTTTGTCGTTGGTCTCGTTGTAGGTGCCGTCGAGCCTTTCGATCAACAGCTGGCAGACGCTGCTCCGGACCCCGAACCAGATGGAGGTGCAGACGATGATGATGTCGGCGGCCTTGATCTTCTCGAGAATGACCGGCCACTCGTCGCCCTCTCCCTCGTAGGAGCTCACCCCGAAGGGGACGTTGTAGTCGACGATGCGGATCATCTCGCTCTCGACGTCCATCCGGTCGAACCACTCGATGACCTTGCGAGCCAGCGCCTCGGTGTTGGAGACCTCGGGCGACTTCTTGAGCGTGCAGTTCAGGAAAACAGCTTTGAGTTCGGCCATTACGGTCCTCCATTGGATCAGGGCTAACGGCGGTTAGTGTCGGGCGGGACCCCGGCGTTACGTCGACGGGACGGATTATTCGGCCGGGCCCCTCCAGCCGCGGAAGGCAACCAGCAGGTGGCCCGCCAGCTCTTCGGAGAGGTCGTCGGTGCGGAGGCGCCCCGACTCCCGGATCGTCGTGCGGAACTGCTCGAGGTAGCGGGAGCAGTGGGGGCATACCGCCAGATGGGCCTCGAACCGTGCGCGGTCGGCCGTGGAAAGGGTGCCTTCGAGGTAGTCGGTGATCACCTCCACCAACTCCTGGCACATCATCGCCTTGGGGCGGCGCGGGCCCAATCGAACCTTCATCGGCCTTCCTCGTTTCCCAGATAGCTCTCCAACTCGAGCCGTACCCTCGATCGGGCTCGGTGAAGCAGGACCCGTTGGTTGGTCTCGGTCAGGCCCAGGGCATTACAGACCTCGGCCGGCGTCCACCCCTCCACGTCCCGAAGTGAGATGACCTCACGCTGCACGGGGGGCAGGCGATCGATGGCGGCGCCGATGGCCCTCTGGGCTTCATGTGTG
The Actinomycetota bacterium genome window above contains:
- the glgC gene encoding glucose-1-phosphate adenylyltransferase, which gives rise to MREAQARERVFAIVLAGGEGKRLAPLTADRAKPAVPFAGNYRLIDFALSNLVNGGNRRIAVLTQYKSHSLDRHIAQTWRMSSLLGGYVTCVPAQMRRGPHWFSGSADAIFQNFNLIRDENPDYIYVFGADHIYRMDPSQMLAEHISSGADVTVAGIPVPSSEAHALGIIDAGPDHRIRRFVEKPSDTTGLEYSPGKVLASMGNYIFSTEALVDALVRDAEDPRSKHDVGGDIIPMLANDGVAAVYDFDANDVPGTTDRERGYWRDVGTLDSYYDGHMDLVSVHPVFNLYNEHWPIYSWHQPLPPAKFVFDEEGRRGMALDSLVSEGAIVSGATVRRSILSARVFVHTGAEVDGCVLMDRVDVGQGAVVRNAIIDKNVCIPPGYRIGCDPVADAERFTVSSNGVVVIGKGQKLV
- a CDS encoding flavodoxin family protein; this translates as MAELKAVFLNCTLKKSPEVSNTEALARKVIEWFDRMDVESEMIRIVDYNVPFGVSSYEGEGDEWPVILEKIKAADIIIVCTSIWFGVRSSVCQLLIERLDGTYNETNDKGQYPLYNKVAGVVVTGNEDGAHSAAETTLFNLTHLGCTVPPNADTYWVGDAGPGPSYIEAGGENHAYTQRTTRWMAHNVVHMARILKANPIPAEGNTFDPETEHPLHAG
- a CDS encoding anti-sigma factor — encoded protein: MKVRLGPRRPKAMMCQELVEVITDYLEGTLSTADRARFEAHLAVCPHCSRYLEQFRTTIRESGRLRTDDLSEELAGHLLVAFRGWRGPAE
- a CDS encoding long-chain fatty acid--CoA ligase, translated to MAVSGRTLTEVFENRVARSADRVAMRAKEADGWKKITFREYDLQAREIASGLISLGVDKGDAVALLSTNRPEWHIADIGILLTGAVTVPVYVTNSPSQVAHVVGHSGAQVIFVENQLQLDKVQEAVKELPNLRKVIVMDEGSGSSDLLMSFSQLRQRGRDYAKTEPAAVKERTAAISPEDTATIIYTSGTTGLPKGSILSHGGFAWTLMTLGDVLPFTDMEERVISYLPLSHVFERLASEWGGIYYGFEVWFAESTDKLRENLKECKPTFFIGVPRVYEKFASAIQARYSEHEKAETIAKALAAAMERVELEQAGKSIPLPLKVKGALFDKLIFSKTREELGMEHCRFAITGSAPVAPEVIKFIHAIGIDLIEAYGQTETNAPTTVTPPKKARIGTVGPPIPGMELKFDEDGEILVKGPNVFKGYLNDPAATAEAMTEDGWLRTGDVGVLDAAGYLNITDRKKDIIITAGGKNISPQEIEGKLTLSPLISQAVVIGDRRPFLTALITLDADAAVRWGKALGVTVDHPAALARDPKVLDEIGALVDKVNEGLSQVEKIKKWTLLENDFTQEAEEITPTFKVKRKTINNKYAPQIEAMYEKKAS
- a CDS encoding DM13 domain-containing protein translates to MITKKRLLWAGIPIAVALTIFVLLFFQPQKLFLDDRVDEPAPAADKPASTITPSDSAPGSGEGVTTDPVVPGQSSRGAGAGLVDPGSAIPAAPEPPKESARAAFRSLEHTTTGQAIVTEFPDGRRFLRFEDFETSNGPDLRVYLSAGSSDAGFGKEYGEDFVELGRLKGNLGNQNYEIPAGTDLAKYRNAVVWCARFSVGFGVATLVS